Genomic DNA from Corynebacterium diphtheriae:
ACGACGCCGACGTGTTTCCGGCTCGTACGGTGCATGACTTGATGCAATTGATTGATCAATAAACCAATAGTTCCTCGAAGAAAGGAAGCGAACTCCGCATGACAGTTTCTTACCTTAGCGACATGGATGGTGTCCTCATCAAAGAGGGCGACATGATTCCTGGTGCCGATGTCTTTTTAAAACGCCTCAAAGATAACGACATCAACTTCATGGTGTTAACCAATAACTCGATCCACACCCCACGAGATCTATCTGCTCGCTTGCGCGCTACCGGACTCGACATCCCCGAAGACCGCATTTGGACATCGGCCAAGGCGACAGCAACATTTTTAGCGCAACAAACGAAGCACGGAACTGCCTATGCCGTAGGAGAATCTGGGTTAACCACAGAGTTACATGAATCCGGTTGGATTTTGACCGACTCTTCCCCTGACTTCGTTGTATTAGGCGAAACCCGTACGTATTCTTTCGAAGCAATCACTACAGCCATCAATCTCATTCGTGAGGGTGCTCGTTTCATCTGCACTAACCCAGACGTCACAGGCCCTGCCCCCAAAGGAATTTTGCCTGCGACGGGTGCTGTAGCTCAGTTGATTACCGCAGCGACCGGTAAGAACCCTTACTTTGTGGGTAAACCAAACCCCGTGATGATGCGTACCGCATTGAACAATATCAAGGCTCACTCAGAATCAACGGTGATGATTGGTGACCGCATGGACACGGATGTGCGCTGCGGACTTGAAGCCGGTATGCGCACTATCTTGGTACGCTCCGGCATCTCCGACGACGCTGAAGTAGACAAGTATCCGTTCCGTCCAACGCGCATCGTCAACTCGATCGCCGACCTAGCGGATTGCATCCTCGATCCCTTCGGCGACGGCCATTACGCCGACTCCGAACCGCGTTAAACAAACTCTACGCATGCGCTAAAACCTTGGGTAGCTGCCAACGCAGCTACTTCTTGGCTCAGCACGCGAAGCTCATCCAACGTCCCGTTGAGCACCTGACAGCAGTCCACTGTGTTGGGCTGCCACGAGTTGGTGCGCCACGGGGTAAACCAGATCGCTTCTAGCGGATCTGTCCCTGGCATCGCGCTGGGCGGCGGGCTGGCAATAGTTTTTGCCATCACGTTTTCCAGCGCTTGACGCCATTGTCGTGGCATTGCTTCTACGCGAAGCACTGCATATGTTTCTTCGTGCATGGGTAAACCGTTTCCACTGTCAACCAGCGCACCGCACAGTGTGCACTGTAAGACGGGTTTCGTCTTCCCCAACGGACCCAGTCGTGAAAAGGTATGCCCTTTTTACCGCGCTCTGGGAGCCGTTTCCAACCCTAAAGTGTCACTTCATCCCCTGTTTTCTCAAGTACAACTAGAGGTTTAATTGATCGAGGTGTTCCCACACTCCAGCGTTTGTTTCAGCCCACAGCGGCTTTGCCCAATCCCCGAAGGAACGATTGGTTAGTGCAACCATTGCACGCTGAGATTCTCGATCTACCCACAAATACGTTCCTGCTTGGCCAAAATGCCCCACGGTGGTGTGTGGCATGACCGCGGCTGTCCAGTGCGGGTTTTTCTCCCCCTTGATCTCAAATCCAAGCCCCCAAGGACACGGCTTATACATGCCATAGCCTGGCACGATCCCATGAAGCTCTGGGAATTGGACAGTACATGCCTGAACAAGTGTTTCTTGCGCGATCAATGATGGCTGCAAAATCTCACGGGCGAAGAGCACAAGGTCGTTGACTGTGGAATAGCTCTCATGTCCAGCCGAACCCCACAGCTGAGTATGTGTCATTCCTAGCGGCTGGCACACCGCCTCGTCGAGATACTGCGCAAACGGCATATCGGCCTCATGAGCGATCGCGTCGGCCAGAAGCTCAAAGCCATAGGAAGAATAGATCCGACGCTGCTCCGGCACCTTGCACGCATCGGTGCTCCGAAAGCCCACACCCGACGCATGAGCAAGTAAATGCCGCACTGTAGCACCCTCGGGTCCGCATGGAGTATCGAGAGCAAACGCGCCTTCCTCAACGGCGATGAGCACCGCATAGGTAGACAGGAGTTTGGTCACGCTTGCGAGTTCATAGCGTATGTTTCCATCGCCTGCGGTAGTCACCGCATCAGATGTCACTACAGCTGCAGAACACTGTTCTACAGGCCACGACTCAACCAAACGCTCAAGGTAGTTCATTCTCCCGATTGTACGGGGAATTCGCCGGTTATCGGCTGGCGAGCCTTTCGCCCGCGCCTAAAACCACGTCGTTCCGATCTGCGCACCAAGGCTGCCACCTGAGCCGCAGTCATATTGACTGGTGCCCACTCGGTGCTGCGGAATAGAATCCAGCCACGCCAATATGCAATGATGGCGAGCCCACTACCTAGAATCGGCGAAATAATCATCCCCAGCGCGTTGTGCTCGAGGGCATAAAATCCCACCATTGTTACGCTTGAAACCAGCGCAGGCACGGCATAGAGCGGGCCACCACCAAAAATGCCCGGTACTTGTCCGGTACAGATATCGCGAATCATTCCGCCGCCTACGGCTGTCAGCACACCCATGAATACCGCGCTTGTCAGTGGCATGCCAAAGCTCAGTGCTTTCACACACCCAGTCACAGCCCACACGCCCAAAATGATGGCATCGCCCGTAGATTTAAAAATCTCCCACGCACGGCCCTGAAAGTTAATCACCAAGGCAAGTACTGCACCTGCAATTGCTAGTGCCAAATAGCGCGAATCGGCGATGGCAGCAGCAGTACCGCGTTGCATGAGGACGTCGCGAAGCATACCGCCTCCTAGGGCGGAAAACAGCGCAAGGAAGACAAAGCCGACCGCATCATAGTTTCGTTGTCGCGCAATGGTCCCACCAATCACGCCATTGAGCACGACGCCAATGAGATCAAAGGTCTGATACATCGTCAGGATATGGGGATCTACTGAATGCACGCGGGTAATCATAACGGAGCCCACTGCGATAAACCCAACATAAACAAAAATTCCCCAGTGTCTAAACACTGAGGATTGCTGCTCCCCCAACTGGACTCGAACCAGTAACCCTTCGATTAACAGTCGAATGCTCTGCCAATTGAGCTATGGGGGATTAGTTGCTTTTGAAACTCCCTTTGCGGTGTTCCCTGCAACGAGATGAAACTATATCCACTCAAGTACACATGTGGCAAATCGCGAGGTCAAAGGATATTTTTTAACACACTAAATTTCAGTTAACGCTTAAGGCTAGTTTTCTGTTTATAATGGCTACGGTCTTCACATGAAGGCGTGGGGCTATAGCTCAGTCGGTTAGAGCCGCGGACTCATAATCCGTTGGTCCCGGGTTCGAGCCCCGGTGGCCCCACAGAAATAGCCGGTGTTCTTTCAACAAAGAGCACCGGCTTTTTCATCCTTACACTCCCTGGGCCTCGAATCTCGCTATTGTGGGAAGTTGTTCTGAGTGTGACTACCTATATCAACATGTGAGGGATAACTATGATTCAGTTCGTCGTCGGAGCAGCCGCCGGATATGTCTTTGGAACGAAGGCGGGCCGTCGTCGCTACGAGCAAATCAAGAAGGGCTACCAAGCGGCAGTCTCTTCTCCAGTGACACACAAGGCTGTTTCGGCTACTCGCAAGGCGATTGCCAATAAGCTTGATCCGCAGCCTCGTATGAAAGAGGTCAAAAACCTCAGGCGTAACGACGACTCCGTGATCTTAGAACCCGATCACGATTAGGAGAGTGCGGGGGTGGTTGTAAGTGCCCCCTTACCGTATGCTCAATACCAACGTAGATACGTCTTTACTCCCTGAAAGGTTGGAAGTCTTTATGACTCACCGCATTCGTCGTTCCCTCACCACCGCAGCTGCTGTTTTGGCTCTCGGGGCTGCAATTTCTGCTTGCTCTCCCCCACACCAAGTTGATTCGGACACCAAGGTAGATACCGCTACCAGCGCCAAGGTTGCTCAGCCTTCTGCAGCTTCTGAATCTGCTATGGCTGCTCCTAGCGACGACAAGAATGCCGAGATTAAGGCTTCCGCTACCGAGAACCTCACCAATGGCCAAAACATCACTGTAGAGCTTTCTGGCCTGAACCCAGAGGTTGGGTACTACGCCGCTATTTGTAACGCCGCTACGCCAACTGGTGCTCCAGCACCTCTATGCACCGGACAGCACGCAGACACTTCCGCACAGGCGTGGATCAAGGCTGACGGCACGGGCACCACCGCACTTAACTCCGATGGCACTGCTACGGTGAACTTGACCGCTGCAGCTACCGGTCAGGGTGTTAACTGCAGGACCGATAAGTGTGTAATCAAGGTCTTTGGCGATCACACTGAAGGTTTCCGCGATGTGACCGAGGTTCCTGTCACCTTCGCTTCTTAAGAAGATAGAAAAAGT
This window encodes:
- a CDS encoding HAD-IIA family hydrolase, coding for MTVSYLSDMDGVLIKEGDMIPGADVFLKRLKDNDINFMVLTNNSIHTPRDLSARLRATGLDIPEDRIWTSAKATATFLAQQTKHGTAYAVGESGLTTELHESGWILTDSSPDFVVLGETRTYSFEAITTAINLIREGARFICTNPDVTGPAPKGILPATGAVAQLITAATGKNPYFVGKPNPVMMRTALNNIKAHSESTVMIGDRMDTDVRCGLEAGMRTILVRSGISDDAEVDKYPFRPTRIVNSIADLADCILDPFGDGHYADSEPR
- a CDS encoding serine hydrolase domain-containing protein, with the protein product MNYLERLVESWPVEQCSAAVVTSDAVTTAGDGNIRYELASVTKLLSTYAVLIAVEEGAFALDTPCGPEGATVRHLLAHASGVGFRSTDACKVPEQRRIYSSYGFELLADAIAHEADMPFAQYLDEAVCQPLGMTHTQLWGSAGHESYSTVNDLVLFAREILQPSLIAQETLVQACTVQFPELHGIVPGYGMYKPCPWGLGFEIKGEKNPHWTAAVMPHTTVGHFGQAGTYLWVDRESQRAMVALTNRSFGDWAKPLWAETNAGVWEHLDQLNL
- a CDS encoding trimeric intracellular cation channel family protein, whose amino-acid sequence is MITRVHSVDPHILTMYQTFDLIGVVLNGVIGGTIARQRNYDAVGFVFLALFSALGGGMLRDVLMQRGTAAAIADSRYLALAIAGAVLALVINFQGRAWEIFKSTGDAIILGVWAVTGCVKALSFGMPLTSAVFMGVLTAVGGGMIRDICTGQVPGIFGGGPLYAVPALVSSVTMVGFYALEHNALGMIISPILGSGLAIIAYWRGWILFRSTEWAPVNMTAAQVAALVRRSERRGFRRGRKARQPITGEFPVQSGE
- a CDS encoding neocarzinostatin apoprotein domain-containing protein produces the protein MTHRIRRSLTTAAAVLALGAAISACSPPHQVDSDTKVDTATSAKVAQPSAASESAMAAPSDDKNAEIKASATENLTNGQNITVELSGLNPEVGYYAAICNAATPTGAPAPLCTGQHADTSAQAWIKADGTGTTALNSDGTATVNLTAAATGQGVNCRTDKCVIKVFGDHTEGFRDVTEVPVTFAS